In the Paenibacillus sp. FSL H7-0357 genome, one interval contains:
- a CDS encoding YjzC family protein yields the protein MGEQTEYEKGDKAPNPGVYMEVGEARSFHTQISNPKRIEMEKGDTFPETTNKNRKWKKVEKARVH from the coding sequence ATGGGCGAACAGACGGAATATGAAAAAGGCGACAAAGCACCTAACCCCGGTGTCTACATGGAAGTAGGCGAAGCACGCAGCTTCCACACACAGATCAGTAATCCGAAACGGATTGAAATGGAAAAGGGTGATACCTTCCCCGAAACCACCAACAAAAACCGCAAATGGAAAAAGGTCGAGAAAGCGCGGGTCCATTAA
- the rpsR gene encoding 30S ribosomal protein S18, with protein sequence MAFKQREGGDNDKRPARRGGRNKRKKVCYFTVNKITHIDYKDTELLKKFISERGKILPRRVTGTSAKYQRALTIAVKRSRQIALLPYTTE encoded by the coding sequence ATGGCTTTCAAACAAAGAGAAGGCGGAGACAACGACAAAAGACCGGCACGTCGTGGTGGACGCAACAAGCGCAAAAAAGTGTGCTACTTCACTGTGAACAAAATTACTCACATTGATTATAAAGACACTGAGCTTCTTAAGAAGTTCATCAGCGAACGCGGAAAGATTTTGCCGCGTCGTGTAACAGGTACAAGTGCAAAATACCAACGCGCTCTGACCATTGCTGTAAAACGCTCGCGTCAAATCGCGCTGCTGCCTTACACAACGGAATAG
- the rpsF gene encoding 30S ribosomal protein S6 produces MRKYEVMYIIRPDIEQEAVQAAVEKFQGIISNGGEITKHDVQGKRRLAYEIKKFRDGVYVLVNFNAEPAVVTELERLMKISDEVIRYLITNDVA; encoded by the coding sequence ATGCGCAAATATGAAGTCATGTACATTATTCGTCCTGACATTGAACAAGAAGCCGTTCAAGCAGCAGTCGAAAAATTCCAAGGCATCATCTCCAACGGCGGAGAAATTACAAAGCACGATGTGCAAGGTAAACGCCGTCTTGCGTATGAGATCAAGAAATTCCGTGATGGCGTTTATGTTTTGGTTAACTTCAATGCAGAACCTGCAGTAGTTACCGAATTGGAACGTCTCATGAAGATTTCCGACGAAGTAATTCGTTATCTCATTACGAACGACGTTGCCTAA
- the ssb gene encoding single-stranded DNA-binding protein, with amino-acid sequence MLNRIILIGRLTRDPELRYTPAGVAVTQFTLAVDRNFTGQNGEREADFIPVVTWRQLAETCANYLRKGRLAAVEGRIQVRNYENNEGKRVYVTEVIADNVRFLESSQNREGGNTPSGAGTPEEPAYGGGGGNSGRGNSNNFTRNNNNNQDPFSGDGKPIDISDDDLPF; translated from the coding sequence TTGTTGAACCGTATCATTCTGATCGGTCGGTTGACCCGTGACCCGGAACTTCGTTATACTCCCGCTGGTGTTGCCGTAACGCAGTTTACACTTGCTGTAGACCGCAACTTTACGGGCCAGAACGGTGAACGCGAGGCGGACTTCATCCCGGTAGTAACCTGGAGACAGCTGGCTGAGACCTGTGCCAATTACTTGCGCAAAGGACGACTGGCAGCCGTGGAAGGACGCATCCAAGTACGGAATTACGAGAATAACGAAGGTAAACGTGTATACGTAACCGAAGTCATTGCCGATAATGTCCGTTTCCTGGAATCTTCGCAGAACCGTGAAGGCGGAAATACACCAAGTGGTGCAGGTACTCCTGAAGAACCAGCCTATGGCGGTGGCGGCGGTAACAGTGGACGCGGAAATAGCAATAATTTCACGCGTAACAACAACAATAATCAAGATCCTTTTTCGGGCGATGGAAAACCGATCGATATATCGGACGATGATTTGCCATTTTAA